In a single window of the Arthrobacter sp. StoSoilA2 genome:
- a CDS encoding glycosyltransferase, giving the protein MVAHDGGSYLPRTLAALSNQTRSADAAIGIDTGSTDNSLDLLREALGQANVTTFVQPKSGFGAAVQAGLDELAPRDAARNEDVAKSAESAGAVPWIWLLHDDAAPAPDALAELLHAVERTTSVTVAGCKQLGWQDDRHLVDVGLSTSRWAERLTLIDADEVDQGQYDARSDTFAVNSAGMLIRRDVWEQLQGFDPALPGSGDDVDFCWRNWLAGNRVVVVPSARMFHVEHRPHGLGTSSAARKAQIHMRLKHTPWWNLPFQAVGALLGALVRLVLSILVKEPGYGFSQFTATIAGLVRPLAIARGRRIAARTRRVHRSVVRGLQTSSREVRANRRSLLEAIRPSEETTVASDLLAPEPSGDASDDFEALATNERGWVGTGAVAAALITFAASFVGLFGLLRTGTVAGGGLLPLSGSPSDIWANASTWWISLGAGLPGHADPFAYVLWLLSLFGGGDGNSATVWLLILAMPLSAIGAWFAAGALTARRRFRVVAALAWSGAPALLVAINQGRPGALVAHVLMPLLLLALIRASGSAIGRANAARAPFTRRPSPVLGKPGINGTPSWTAAAAAGLAMAAITASAPSLLGPLTVVVVLAAVVLGTRGKTLWWSLLPSAALFIPYGISVLDRPRSLLADPGLPLSFDAAPLWQQFLGQPLAFDIDGGLTGLGMFGPGAVPWALVLALLVSVPVLLLAVAALFLPGKRTALVRVFWLAALATLASSWLMGHVATGVNNNVIVGPFTGPAVSAAGILLLGAALLGADKLFAVPTRTSDAARWKSPLRRVASGVALALLLGGPLAGIAAWAGQNVLRPVSEAPVAADTADAPGSEAGKKLSLGAARQVRPVDNGTLPATAVDRGEGPERTRTLVITSGEQGAFTSSLMRGAGTTLDSLSTIASARTIIGAPGREEIATDDAATASLRRAVATIVASTGVDPRNDLEQLGAGFVVLKAADDAAQLTASRIDAVPGLVAVGQTDAGWLWRVTPRNSSAATAADTAHRVRILNAQGEAIGSLPSAEVSVDTAVSAGDEGRRLVLAERSDPGWSAWMNGRQLKSTTSGWAQAFELPATGGDLEIRYTNPWGLWFGILQAVVFGLTVLLAVPMPARRSRTGMSRDEVSLRKEYSSV; this is encoded by the coding sequence GCTATCTCCCCAGGACCTTGGCGGCACTGTCGAACCAGACGCGTTCGGCAGATGCCGCCATTGGCATTGATACAGGATCCACGGACAACTCCCTCGACTTGCTTCGTGAGGCCTTGGGTCAAGCAAACGTCACCACGTTCGTCCAGCCCAAGTCCGGCTTTGGCGCCGCTGTCCAGGCCGGCCTGGACGAGCTTGCTCCCAGGGATGCCGCCAGGAATGAGGACGTTGCCAAAAGCGCAGAATCGGCCGGTGCCGTCCCATGGATCTGGCTCCTTCACGACGACGCCGCTCCTGCTCCTGATGCCTTGGCCGAGCTTCTCCACGCAGTGGAACGGACCACTTCGGTAACAGTTGCCGGCTGCAAGCAGCTTGGGTGGCAGGACGACCGTCATCTGGTGGACGTTGGATTATCCACCAGCCGCTGGGCCGAACGCCTCACCCTGATCGACGCAGACGAAGTAGATCAAGGGCAATATGATGCCCGCTCTGACACTTTTGCCGTGAACTCTGCCGGAATGTTGATCCGCAGGGACGTCTGGGAGCAGTTGCAGGGCTTTGACCCTGCCTTGCCCGGCAGCGGCGACGACGTCGATTTCTGCTGGCGCAACTGGCTTGCGGGAAACCGTGTGGTGGTGGTGCCAAGCGCGCGCATGTTCCACGTGGAGCACCGCCCGCACGGTCTTGGTACGTCCTCCGCGGCGCGCAAAGCGCAAATTCACATGCGCCTCAAACACACGCCGTGGTGGAACCTGCCGTTCCAGGCAGTGGGGGCGCTCCTGGGCGCACTTGTCCGTCTGGTGCTGAGCATTCTGGTCAAGGAACCGGGCTACGGATTCTCCCAGTTCACGGCCACTATCGCCGGCTTGGTGCGGCCCTTGGCTATCGCAAGAGGCCGCCGGATTGCGGCGAGGACCCGCCGCGTACACCGTTCGGTGGTCCGGGGCCTCCAAACGTCCTCGCGTGAAGTCCGCGCCAACCGGCGTTCCCTGCTGGAGGCCATCCGCCCAAGCGAGGAAACTACCGTAGCCTCCGATCTTCTCGCCCCCGAACCCAGCGGCGATGCCTCTGACGATTTCGAGGCGTTGGCCACCAACGAACGCGGGTGGGTTGGCACTGGTGCAGTTGCTGCTGCCCTCATCACGTTCGCCGCTTCTTTCGTTGGACTTTTCGGCCTCCTTCGCACAGGAACCGTGGCCGGAGGAGGACTCCTCCCGTTGTCCGGGTCACCCTCCGATATCTGGGCCAACGCCTCTACATGGTGGATTTCCCTCGGTGCGGGACTGCCTGGGCACGCCGATCCCTTCGCTTACGTGTTGTGGCTTCTTTCCTTGTTTGGGGGTGGCGATGGCAACTCGGCAACCGTGTGGTTGCTGATACTGGCCATGCCACTCTCTGCGATCGGTGCCTGGTTCGCTGCCGGGGCCTTGACCGCCCGGCGCCGGTTCCGGGTTGTTGCCGCTCTTGCCTGGTCCGGGGCACCTGCCCTGCTGGTAGCCATCAACCAAGGCAGGCCGGGAGCCTTGGTGGCCCACGTGCTGATGCCTTTGCTGCTGCTGGCGCTGATACGCGCGTCCGGTTCTGCGATAGGCCGGGCCAATGCCGCAAGGGCGCCTTTCACGCGTCGCCCCTCGCCCGTGCTCGGTAAACCGGGAATTAACGGCACGCCGTCCTGGACCGCAGCGGCGGCTGCCGGCTTGGCGATGGCTGCAATCACTGCATCCGCGCCGTCGCTCCTGGGGCCGCTGACGGTGGTCGTCGTCCTGGCGGCCGTGGTGCTCGGAACGCGGGGAAAGACACTCTGGTGGTCGCTTTTGCCCAGCGCCGCGCTGTTCATTCCCTACGGCATTTCGGTTCTTGACCGCCCCCGCTCCTTGCTTGCCGATCCGGGCCTGCCGCTCAGTTTCGACGCTGCACCACTGTGGCAGCAGTTCCTGGGCCAGCCCCTGGCTTTCGACATCGACGGCGGCCTTACGGGTCTTGGGATGTTCGGACCGGGCGCTGTGCCTTGGGCTCTGGTGCTTGCTCTGCTGGTGAGCGTCCCTGTCCTTCTCTTGGCCGTAGCGGCACTGTTCCTTCCCGGCAAGCGCACCGCCCTTGTCCGCGTCTTCTGGTTGGCCGCGCTGGCTACGTTGGCCAGCAGTTGGCTGATGGGCCATGTGGCCACCGGAGTCAACAACAACGTGATTGTTGGTCCGTTCACCGGCCCGGCGGTTTCTGCAGCCGGAATCCTGCTGCTCGGTGCGGCGTTGCTCGGTGCCGATAAGCTCTTTGCAGTTCCCACCAGGACTTCTGATGCTGCCCGCTGGAAGTCGCCCTTGCGGCGCGTGGCGTCGGGTGTTGCCCTTGCGCTGCTGCTGGGCGGACCCTTGGCCGGGATTGCGGCATGGGCGGGACAAAACGTCCTGCGGCCCGTCTCTGAGGCCCCGGTCGCTGCCGATACAGCTGACGCCCCTGGATCAGAGGCGGGTAAGAAGCTCTCCTTGGGCGCTGCACGCCAGGTGCGGCCGGTGGACAACGGCACCTTGCCGGCCACCGCCGTCGACCGCGGTGAGGGACCGGAACGTACGCGGACGTTGGTCATCACCAGCGGCGAGCAGGGCGCCTTTACGTCCTCTCTGATGCGTGGTGCCGGGACTACGTTGGACAGCCTGTCTACCATCGCCTCGGCCAGGACCATTATTGGGGCGCCCGGCCGTGAAGAGATTGCTACCGACGACGCCGCTACCGCGTCCCTCCGCAGGGCAGTGGCCACCATTGTGGCGAGCACAGGTGTGGACCCCCGCAACGATCTGGAGCAGCTCGGTGCCGGTTTTGTGGTGCTCAAGGCCGCTGATGACGCCGCCCAGCTGACCGCCAGCAGGATCGACGCCGTTCCGGGCCTCGTTGCTGTTGGACAAACCGACGCCGGGTGGTTGTGGCGCGTAACCCCGAGGAATTCCTCTGCCGCCACCGCTGCAGACACGGCCCACAGGGTTCGCATTCTCAACGCCCAGGGTGAGGCCATCGGCTCCCTGCCCTCAGCAGAGGTGTCCGTGGACACAGCTGTGTCGGCGGGCGACGAAGGCCGCCGGCTGGTCCTGGCTGAACGGTCCGATCCTGGCTGGAGTGCTTGGATGAATGGGCGCCAGCTGAAGTCGACCACCTCCGGGTGGGCGCAGGCTTTCGAACTTCCGGCCACTGGTGGCGACCTGGAAATCCGGTACACCAACCCTTGGGGGCTTTGGTTTGGCATCCTGCAGGCCGTGGTGTTCGGCCTAACCGTGCTGTTGGCCGTTCCGATGCCCGCACGCCGCTCGCGAACCGGCATGTCGAGGGACGAAGTCTCCCTCCGTAAGGAGTACAGCAGTGTCTGA